The proteins below are encoded in one region of Aequorivita iocasae:
- a CDS encoding ABC transporter permease, protein MHKLWASTYKEMLLLIRDLGGIAILFIMPLLLLIVITLVQDSTFRTISDIKIPVLLVDNDKGEVSKKIIDNLSESNSFEILQKSSEEDAKEAVFSGKYQLAIVIPENLSASLQKKVNQNVEGILSKFGLEEDTLAVAKETIPQKEVRLYFDPATQVSFKSSVKNGIDKMISKIETQSIYKAFQTELGEDDAEPIFETESFIAFKEILPTKNNEEIIPNSAQHNVPAWTLFAIFFIIVPLSINLLKEKNQGTFVRLRTQPVNYATVLGGKTIVYLAVCLVQFTLMLLVGIFLFPAIGLPGVDVSGKLPMLYLVALFSGLAAIGLGLLIGTLAKTQEQAAPFGATSVVILAALGGVWVPVFVMPKFMQFVSKISPMNWGLEAFYDVFLRNVGFVKILPEISLLLLFFLTTIIIAIIYNRRKNAL, encoded by the coding sequence ATGCATAAACTTTGGGCTTCCACATATAAGGAAATGCTTTTGCTAATCCGCGATTTGGGGGGAATAGCGATTCTTTTTATAATGCCATTGTTGCTTTTGATTGTCATCACTTTAGTGCAGGACAGCACTTTCAGAACCATTAGCGATATAAAAATTCCCGTGCTTTTGGTGGATAACGACAAAGGCGAAGTTTCAAAAAAAATCATTGATAACCTCTCCGAATCCAATTCGTTTGAAATTCTCCAGAAATCTTCCGAAGAAGATGCAAAGGAGGCTGTTTTCTCCGGAAAATATCAACTCGCCATTGTGATTCCCGAGAATCTTTCGGCATCGCTTCAAAAGAAAGTGAACCAAAATGTGGAAGGAATTTTGTCAAAATTTGGGTTGGAAGAAGATACTTTGGCGGTTGCAAAGGAAACGATACCGCAAAAGGAGGTCCGTTTGTATTTTGACCCCGCAACGCAGGTAAGCTTTAAATCTTCCGTGAAAAACGGCATCGATAAAATGATTTCGAAAATTGAAACGCAAAGCATCTACAAAGCGTTTCAAACGGAATTGGGCGAAGACGATGCCGAACCTATTTTTGAAACAGAAAGCTTTATCGCTTTTAAAGAAATTCTTCCCACAAAAAACAATGAGGAAATCATTCCGAACTCAGCACAGCACAACGTTCCGGCGTGGACGCTTTTTGCAATTTTCTTTATTATTGTGCCGCTTTCAATCAATCTTTTAAAAGAAAAAAATCAAGGCACTTTTGTCCGTTTGCGCACCCAGCCAGTTAATTACGCCACAGTTTTGGGCGGAAAAACAATCGTTTATCTCGCGGTCTGTCTTGTTCAATTTACGTTAATGCTGCTCGTGGGAATTTTTCTTTTTCCCGCCATCGGCCTGCCGGGAGTTGACGTTTCCGGAAAGTTGCCGATGTTATATTTAGTCGCGCTTTTTTCTGGGCTTGCCGCAATTGGGCTGGGATTGCTGATTGGCACCTTAGCAAAAACACAGGAACAGGCAGCACCGTTTGGCGCCACTTCGGTGGTTATTTTGGCGGCGCTCGGCGGCGTTTGGGTACCCGTTTTCGTAATGCCGAAATTTATGCAGTTTGTTTCCAAAATTTCCCCGATGAACTGGGGCTTGGAAGCGTTTTACGATGTATTTTTAAGAAATGTGGGTTTTGTTAAAATCCTTCCCGAAATTTCGTTATTATTGTTGTTCTTCCTCACAACAATCATAATAGCAATAATTTATAACCGAAGAAAAAATGCCCTCTGA
- a CDS encoding acyl-CoA thioesterase → MPSDTKKEISFTSEIRVRFTETDPLGIVWHGNYIQYFEDGREAFGREHGISYLEQKANGYTSPIVKSSCEHKLPLRYGDVATIKTTFVPSAAAKMIFQYRIFDPKGRLVCLGETIQVFLNEKGELSLTTPDFFAKWKEKMGL, encoded by the coding sequence ATGCCCTCTGACACTAAAAAAGAAATAAGTTTTACATCTGAAATTCGGGTGCGCTTCACAGAAACAGACCCTTTGGGAATTGTATGGCACGGCAATTATATTCAGTATTTTGAAGATGGTCGCGAAGCTTTTGGGCGCGAGCACGGTATTTCGTATTTGGAACAAAAGGCAAACGGTTACACTTCGCCCATTGTGAAATCTTCCTGCGAGCATAAACTCCCGTTGCGTTATGGCGATGTGGCAACTATAAAAACGACTTTCGTTCCCTCTGCTGCGGCAAAAATGATTTTTCAATATCGAATTTTTGACCCCAAGGGAAGATTGGTCTGTTTGGGTGAAACCATTCAGGTTTTTTTGAATGAAAAGGGAGAGCTTTCACTTACAACGCCCGATTTTTTTGCAAAATGGAAGGAAAAAATGGGATTATAA
- a CDS encoding beta-ketoacyl-[acyl-carrier-protein] synthase family protein: protein MGKTFVSYNNIFGSLGFDSETVVEKISKGKSGLAKFEDASLLPEPFCASMISSEKVEEEFSKISNASKFTKLEQMMILSLKEVIDASNILLNEKVGLIISTTKGNIDVLESESNFPESRAYLSELGKTIQNFFGFKNEAIVLSNACVSGVLAISVAKSFISEGKYNHVFITSGDLVTKFILSGFHSFQALSAEPCKPYDKNRVGINLGEVAASALVTSSEEDLPMEAVEILGDATCNDANHISGPSRTGEGLFRSVKSALKEANITAAEIDYVSAHGTATPFNDEMEAIAFSRLEMENVPLNSLKGFFGHTLGASGLLETIVGMHSLKNDTLFISKGFDELGVSKNINIIKANTPKVMKTFLKTASGFGGCNTAVIYKKANN from the coding sequence ATGGGAAAAACCTTCGTTTCATATAACAATATTTTTGGCAGTCTAGGTTTTGACAGCGAAACGGTAGTTGAAAAAATTTCAAAAGGAAAATCAGGCCTTGCAAAATTTGAGGATGCTTCCCTTTTGCCCGAACCGTTTTGCGCTTCAATGATTTCTTCTGAAAAAGTTGAAGAGGAATTCAGTAAAATTAGTAACGCTTCAAAATTTACAAAGTTGGAGCAAATGATGATTCTTTCGTTGAAAGAGGTTATTGATGCTTCAAATATTCTGTTGAATGAAAAAGTTGGATTAATCATTTCGACAACAAAAGGAAACATTGACGTACTTGAAAGTGAAAGCAATTTTCCCGAAAGTCGCGCATATTTAAGTGAATTGGGAAAAACAATCCAAAACTTTTTCGGTTTTAAAAATGAAGCGATTGTACTTTCAAACGCTTGTGTTTCGGGCGTTTTGGCAATTTCGGTTGCAAAAAGTTTTATTTCCGAAGGAAAATACAACCATGTTTTTATAACCAGTGGCGATTTGGTTACGAAATTTATCCTTTCGGGCTTTCATTCGTTTCAGGCATTATCAGCAGAACCTTGCAAGCCCTATGATAAAAATAGGGTTGGAATTAATTTAGGCGAAGTTGCCGCAAGTGCTTTGGTTACTTCTTCCGAAGAAGATCTTCCAATGGAAGCCGTTGAAATTTTAGGCGACGCAACCTGCAACGACGCAAACCATATTTCGGGTCCGTCGCGAACCGGTGAAGGGCTTTTCCGAAGTGTGAAATCTGCTTTAAAAGAAGCAAATATTACAGCTGCGGAAATAGATTACGTTTCCGCACACGGCACTGCCACGCCATTCAATGACGAAATGGAGGCCATCGCCTTCAGCCGTTTGGAAATGGAAAACGTACCGTTGAACAGTTTAAAAGGATTTTTTGGACACACTTTAGGTGCTTCAGGGTTATTGGAAACCATTGTGGGAATGCATTCCCTAAAAAATGATACACTTTTCATTTCCAAGGGGTTTGACGAACTTGGAGTTTCAAAAAATATCAATATCATCAAAGCTAATACGCCAAAAGTGATGAAAACTTTCCTAAAAACTGCATCGGGTTTTGGGGGGTGCAACACCGCGGTGATATATAAAAAAGCAAACAACTAA
- a CDS encoding methyltransferase, whose product MQTTTKKINALEALEEAHKIAFAPFVFQASVSLRKLGILDYIFENRENGGPTAQKISEELSLSPYGVGVLLEIALTSNILSKNEAEKYELTKIGYFLNFDTTASVNLNFAHDVCYKGLFHLNDSIKTGKPEGLKELGHWPTIYEGLSQLKPSEQKAWFDFDHHYSDNIFGEALEKIFQKNPKVLFDVGGNTGKFSIKCCNFNDDVKVKIVDLPGQLNMAMANAESNGFKDRISGYAIDWLSENPQIPSGADLIWMCQFLDCFSEAEILQILKTCAKSMDADTELVIVETFTDRQAFKASQFILEATSLYFTVLANGNSKMYPASVFIKLIEKAGLQLQEDIQIGDYHTMLVCKKK is encoded by the coding sequence ATGCAAACGACCACAAAAAAAATAAATGCACTGGAAGCTTTGGAGGAAGCGCACAAAATTGCCTTTGCCCCTTTTGTTTTCCAAGCTTCCGTATCACTTCGAAAACTCGGGATTTTGGATTATATTTTTGAAAATAGGGAAAATGGTGGTCCCACGGCCCAGAAGATTTCAGAAGAGCTTTCACTAAGCCCCTATGGCGTTGGGGTGCTTTTGGAAATTGCGCTTACATCAAACATTTTGAGCAAAAATGAAGCTGAAAAATATGAGCTCACCAAAATTGGTTATTTTTTGAATTTTGACACTACGGCTAGCGTCAACCTTAATTTTGCGCACGACGTTTGTTACAAAGGGCTGTTTCATTTAAATGATTCCATAAAAACAGGCAAGCCCGAAGGACTCAAAGAATTAGGACATTGGCCAACAATCTATGAAGGACTTTCCCAGTTAAAACCTTCCGAACAAAAGGCGTGGTTTGATTTTGACCATCATTATTCAGACAATATTTTTGGTGAAGCACTCGAAAAGATTTTTCAGAAAAACCCAAAAGTGCTATTTGATGTAGGTGGAAATACTGGCAAGTTCTCCATTAAATGTTGCAATTTTAATGATGATGTAAAAGTGAAAATTGTTGATTTGCCCGGACAACTGAATATGGCTATGGCAAATGCCGAAAGCAACGGTTTTAAGGATAGAATTTCTGGATATGCCATTGATTGGCTTTCTGAAAACCCACAAATTCCAAGCGGGGCAGACCTTATTTGGATGTGCCAATTTCTGGATTGTTTTTCCGAAGCAGAAATTTTACAAATTTTGAAAACATGCGCAAAATCCATGGATGCCGATACCGAGTTGGTGATTGTAGAAACCTTTACAGACCGGCAGGCTTTTAAGGCTTCGCAATTTATTCTTGAAGCAACATCCCTTTATTTTACAGTACTTGCAAACGGAAATAGCAAAATGTACCCAGCAAGCGTTTTTATAAAATTAATTGAAAAAGCAGGCTTGCAATTGCAGGAAGACATCCAAATTGGTGACTATCACACAATGTTAGTTTGCAAAAAGAAATAA
- a CDS encoding 3-oxoacyl-ACP synthase, whose amino-acid sequence MAENFHIKKYCHIKKQTISVNGRILFEDGHQDFSVFIKNAYKILKTTYPKFFKMDNLSKLAFLAADVLLKNENLNEEENNIALIFSNRASSLDTDRKHQAAIENSDEYFPSPAVFVYTLPNICLGEISIKHRLYSENSFFIFDRFNAEYLQLYANSLLRSGKAEKVLCGWVDLDENSYDAFLYLVEKEGEIEHKTEEITRLYNIL is encoded by the coding sequence GTGGCTGAAAATTTTCACATAAAAAAATATTGCCATATTAAAAAACAAACGATTTCAGTAAATGGGCGTATTCTTTTTGAAGATGGGCACCAAGATTTTTCGGTATTTATAAAAAATGCCTACAAAATTTTGAAAACTACTTATCCTAAGTTTTTTAAAATGGACAATCTCAGCAAGCTTGCCTTTTTGGCGGCAGATGTTCTGTTGAAAAACGAAAATTTAAACGAAGAAGAAAATAATATTGCCTTAATTTTTTCAAACAGAGCATCCAGTTTGGATACCGACCGAAAACACCAAGCAGCCATTGAAAATAGTGATGAATACTTCCCCAGTCCGGCTGTTTTTGTTTACACCCTGCCAAATATTTGTTTGGGCGAGATAAGTATCAAACACAGGCTGTATTCTGAAAATAGTTTTTTTATCTTTGACCGCTTTAATGCGGAATACTTGCAACTGTACGCCAACAGTTTATTGCGAAGCGGAAAAGCAGAAAAAGTACTTTGTGGTTGGGTAGATTTAGACGAAAACAGCTACGATGCTTTTTTATATTTAGTTGAAAAAGAAGGCGAAATTGAACATAAAACTGAAGAAATAACCAGATTATACAACATATTATGA
- a CDS encoding phosphopantetheine-binding protein, which translates to MSELKEELKGKIIEQLNLEDVSVADIADDDALFGDGLGLDSIDALELIVMLDKDYGIRLSDPKEGRKIFESVQVMADYIEEHRTK; encoded by the coding sequence ATGAGCGAATTAAAAGAAGAATTAAAAGGAAAAATCATAGAGCAATTAAATCTTGAAGATGTATCAGTAGCAGACATTGCAGATGATGACGCCCTTTTTGGCGACGGACTTGGATTGGATTCCATAGATGCACTGGAACTTATCGTGATGCTAGATAAAGATTACGGCATCCGTTTGAGCGACCCAAAAGAAGGCAGAAAGATTTTTGAATCTGTGCAGGTAATGGCTGATTATATTGAGGAACACCGCACAAAGTAA
- a CDS encoding beta-ketoacyl-[acyl-carrier-protein] synthase family protein, producing MSKGVAITGMGIISAIGNNVAENYDALINERKGITRVDNIETIQRDEIMVGEVKFTNNELIAQLNLPPENNYSRTAMLGVIAAKEAIASAGITNIKKYKTGIVSSTSVGGMDMTEKYYYEYLTEKEPQKYIESHHAGDSTQKIAEQLGIEESLVTTISTACSSAANAIMLGARLIKSGKLDRVVVGGADCLSKFTINGFKTLMILSDTFNTPFDENRKGLNLGEAAAFLVLESDAVVKAENKKVLAYVKGYGNANDAFHQTASSDNGDGATLAMEKALKVANLKPSEIDYINAHGTATGNNDLSEGRAILRIFGDEMPEFSSTKAYTGHTLAAAGAIEAVYSVLALQNNIIFPNLNFKTPMKEFSMIPQTELKKKELNTVLSNSLGFGGNCSTVIFSKEA from the coding sequence ATGAGCAAAGGCGTAGCCATAACCGGAATGGGTATTATTTCTGCAATTGGCAACAATGTGGCAGAAAACTACGATGCGCTCATAAACGAAAGAAAAGGCATCACGCGCGTTGATAATATTGAGACCATTCAGCGCGATGAAATTATGGTGGGCGAAGTGAAATTCACCAATAACGAATTGATTGCCCAACTCAATCTTCCGCCAGAAAATAATTATTCGCGTACTGCAATGCTGGGTGTAATTGCGGCAAAAGAAGCAATTGCCAGCGCAGGAATCACCAATATAAAAAAATACAAAACGGGCATCGTTTCCAGCACCAGCGTGGGCGGGATGGATATGACCGAAAAATATTATTACGAATACCTTACCGAAAAGGAACCGCAAAAATATATTGAAAGCCACCACGCGGGCGATTCTACCCAAAAAATTGCTGAGCAATTGGGGATTGAGGAAAGTTTGGTAACAACAATCAGTACCGCTTGTTCTTCCGCGGCCAATGCTATCATGTTGGGCGCACGCTTGATTAAATCGGGAAAATTGGATCGCGTTGTGGTCGGCGGCGCAGATTGCCTTTCAAAATTTACCATCAACGGTTTTAAGACCTTGATGATTTTAAGCGATACTTTTAATACGCCTTTCGATGAAAATCGAAAAGGTTTGAACTTGGGTGAAGCCGCAGCTTTTTTGGTTTTGGAAAGTGATGCAGTGGTAAAAGCCGAAAACAAAAAAGTGTTAGCCTATGTAAAAGGCTACGGCAATGCCAACGATGCTTTTCATCAAACCGCATCTTCAGATAATGGCGACGGCGCGACTTTAGCGATGGAAAAGGCACTGAAAGTAGCTAATTTGAAACCTTCGGAAATAGATTACATCAACGCCCACGGCACAGCAACAGGAAATAACGACCTTTCGGAAGGAAGGGCAATACTTCGAATTTTTGGCGATGAAATGCCGGAATTTAGTTCCACAAAAGCTTATACGGGTCACACATTGGCTGCAGCTGGTGCAATTGAGGCGGTTTATTCTGTTTTGGCGCTTCAAAATAATATCATCTTCCCAAACCTGAATTTTAAAACCCCGATGAAGGAATTTTCAATGATTCCACAAACGGAACTAAAGAAAAAGGAATTGAACACGGTACTTTCAAACTCGCTTGGTTTTGGTGGGAATTGTTCCACGGTAATATTTTCAAAAGAAGCGTAA
- a CDS encoding beta-ketoacyl synthase N-terminal-like domain-containing protein yields MKKVYINSIASISPQKTYDNGIFLDEITEYNDTVIFAQDPDYKQYIPPAAARRMAKGIKMGVVASKIAMDEGGIETVDAIITGTGMGCMIDSEKFVSAIIDNNEQYLTPTSFIQSTHNTVAGQIALGMECKAYNFTYVHSAISFESALLDAKMQLENDEAEHILVGGVEELGEHTTKVHRVINHIKPEAVTISEVLDSKTEGAVFSEGANFFVVSNEKTKSCYAELVAVETFNTLKKEKVSEVIETFLKENNLKIDDIDLVVFGNNGDVDFDGYYNQLFEGIFSKTQQVFYKHLVGENNTVSAFGVWLASKILKTQTVPEIVKINKINSSEIKTVLCYNQYRGQNHSLVLLRKC; encoded by the coding sequence ATGAAGAAAGTTTACATAAATAGCATCGCTTCCATTTCACCTCAAAAAACGTATGATAACGGTATTTTTTTGGATGAAATTACCGAATATAACGATACCGTAATTTTTGCGCAAGACCCAGATTACAAACAATACATTCCGCCCGCAGCCGCCAGAAGAATGGCAAAAGGCATAAAAATGGGCGTTGTTGCTTCAAAAATCGCGATGGACGAAGGGGGAATTGAAACCGTGGATGCCATAATCACCGGAACGGGAATGGGCTGTATGATTGATTCCGAAAAATTTGTGAGTGCCATAATTGATAATAACGAGCAATATTTAACGCCAACCTCTTTCATTCAAAGCACACACAACACCGTTGCGGGGCAGATTGCTTTGGGGATGGAGTGCAAAGCTTATAATTTCACTTACGTACATTCCGCGATTTCTTTTGAGTCAGCTTTGCTCGATGCAAAAATGCAGCTTGAAAATGATGAAGCCGAACATATTTTAGTCGGCGGCGTTGAGGAATTGGGAGAGCACACTACTAAAGTGCATCGCGTAATCAATCACATAAAACCTGAAGCTGTAACAATTTCGGAAGTTTTAGATTCAAAAACCGAAGGCGCTGTTTTCAGTGAAGGCGCCAATTTTTTTGTGGTTTCAAATGAAAAGACAAAAAGCTGTTACGCCGAATTGGTTGCAGTGGAAACTTTTAACACGCTTAAAAAAGAGAAGGTTTCAGAAGTAATTGAAACTTTTTTAAAGGAAAATAATTTGAAGATCGACGACATTGATTTGGTTGTTTTTGGGAACAACGGCGATGTAGATTTTGATGGATATTACAACCAACTTTTCGAAGGAATTTTCAGCAAAACCCAACAAGTTTTTTACAAACATTTGGTGGGCGAAAACAACACTGTCTCGGCGTTTGGGGTTTGGTTGGCATCAAAAATTTTGAAAACCCAGACTGTTCCCGAAATCGTGAAAATCAACAAAATTAATTCTTCCGAAATTAAAACGGTTTTGTGCTACAACCAATACCGCGGCCAAAACCACAGCCTTGTTTTATTGAGAAAATGTTGA
- a CDS encoding polysaccharide deacetylase family protein: MLRFYTINALALVVFFGLLLAGFFGEVPAWLYVLFVFIWFLITAIGSFQIKLNYHLQSLNHNYKTSENHISITFDDGPNLEFTPKVLALLKKYNAKATFFLIGKNAEKHPEIVRQIIEEGHTVGNHSYSHSKNFGFFSSEKVAAELIQTNLILKEITGKELKLFRPPFGVTNPNIKKALQKTEHLSIGWSKRSFDTTNISEEKILKRITSNLKKGDIILLHDSSAKTVAVLERLLLTLPSYKLQSVPVDRLLEIEAYA, translated from the coding sequence ATGTTGAGGTTTTACACCATAAACGCGCTGGCTTTGGTAGTTTTTTTTGGACTACTACTGGCAGGTTTTTTTGGTGAAGTTCCAGCTTGGCTTTATGTACTTTTTGTATTTATTTGGTTTTTGATTACCGCAATTGGTTCGTTTCAGATTAAACTGAACTATCATTTGCAATCTCTAAATCACAATTACAAAACTTCGGAAAACCATATTTCCATCACTTTTGACGATGGGCCAAACCTAGAATTCACGCCAAAAGTTTTAGCGCTTCTGAAAAAATACAACGCAAAAGCCACCTTTTTTTTAATAGGAAAAAATGCCGAAAAGCATCCGGAAATTGTTCGTCAAATTATTGAAGAAGGCCATACTGTTGGCAATCATTCGTATTCGCATTCCAAAAACTTTGGGTTTTTTTCTTCCGAAAAGGTAGCTGCTGAATTGATCCAAACCAATTTAATTTTAAAGGAAATCACAGGAAAGGAACTGAAACTTTTTCGTCCGCCTTTTGGGGTAACCAATCCGAACATTAAAAAAGCGCTACAAAAAACGGAACATTTGTCTATTGGCTGGAGCAAACGCAGCTTTGACACTACAAATATTTCTGAGGAAAAAATTTTAAAACGTATCACTTCCAACTTAAAAAAGGGCGATATTATTCTACTTCACGACAGCAGCGCAAAAACCGTTGCCGTATTGGAACGGTTATTGTTAACTTTGCCATCTTACAAACTGCAGTCGGTTCCGGTGGATCGCTTGCTTGAAATTGAGGCTTATGCGTAA
- a CDS encoding outer membrane lipoprotein carrier protein LolA: MRNYFILLFFIVFGSSFQAQETVMTASEITTFKEKVISSAKTTKTIKTDFVQHKHLDFLADDVKTSGKMVFKAPGLVKWEYTNPYQYSVIFKEDQLLINDGGTKSKVDIGNSKLFKKLNQLIVNSVKGNMFNDADFTVSFYKSSKYNKAVFVPKDKKIAGYIASFELLFNKDDAQVFEVKMVEPSQDFTRIVFSNRILNSTINDSVFSN; encoded by the coding sequence ATGCGTAATTACTTTATTTTATTATTTTTTATTGTTTTTGGCAGCTCTTTTCAAGCGCAGGAGACTGTGATGACTGCTTCGGAAATCACTACTTTTAAGGAAAAAGTGATCTCTTCGGCAAAAACTACCAAAACGATCAAAACCGATTTTGTGCAACACAAGCACCTCGATTTTTTGGCCGATGACGTAAAAACATCTGGGAAAATGGTTTTTAAAGCGCCCGGATTGGTTAAGTGGGAATATACAAATCCGTACCAATACAGCGTGATTTTTAAGGAAGACCAATTGCTCATCAACGACGGCGGCACCAAAAGCAAGGTAGATATTGGCAACAGCAAACTCTTCAAAAAGTTGAACCAATTAATTGTGAATAGCGTTAAAGGCAATATGTTCAATGATGCCGATTTTACGGTTTCTTTCTATAAATCTTCAAAATACAACAAAGCTGTGTTTGTTCCGAAAGATAAAAAAATTGCGGGCTATATTGCTTCGTTTGAACTACTTTTCAACAAAGATGATGCCCAGGTTTTTGAAGTGAAAATGGTAGAACCTTCGCAGGATTTTACACGTATTGTTTTCAGCAACCGTATCTTAAACAGCACGATAAATGATTCGGTTTTTAGCAATTAG
- a CDS encoding hotdog family protein, whose translation MLIEDLYKVTATEKSAEGILAQIHLNKDHAIFKGHFPGNPVMPGVCMIQIIKELTEEATGKNLFLAVSSNIKFMAIINPENNPDLQIAIDIAEEDDEVKVKNTTSFEDTVALKLSATFKIVE comes from the coding sequence ATGCTCATTGAAGATTTATATAAAGTTACTGCCACCGAAAAATCTGCCGAAGGTATTTTGGCACAGATTCATTTAAACAAAGACCACGCTATTTTTAAAGGTCACTTTCCCGGAAACCCAGTGATGCCAGGCGTTTGTATGATTCAGATTATAAAGGAACTGACCGAGGAAGCAACTGGAAAAAATTTATTTTTGGCTGTTTCTTCAAACATAAAATTTATGGCAATCATCAACCCTGAAAACAATCCAGACTTGCAAATAGCGATTGATATTGCTGAGGAAGATGATGAAGTGAAAGTAAAGAATACCACTTCTTTTGAAGACACAGTTGCTTTGAAACTCAGCGCGACTTTTAAAATTGTAGAATAA
- a CDS encoding DUF2062 domain-containing protein, whose translation MNQNLLSEKFNTLKCCVIIPTFNNYKTLQKVIEGVLVYTENVIVVNDGSTDSTSGILANFPLIQQIFIEKNQGKGIALRQGFKHAVNLGYRYAITIDSDGQHFPEDIPAIIEALENEPRKEVLLIGARNMTQLGVPKKSSFGNKFSNFWFWVETGIRLQDTQSGFRLYPLFAMENMKFYTKKFEFEIEAIVKAAWSGIDVKNVPVQIHYEMKNRVSHFRPFKDFTRISILNTWFVLVTFLYIKPRNFFRKLKKKGFKRFIIEDFLGSDDSAEKKAFSISLGVFIGLSPIWGFHTIVVIFLALLLNLNKVIAFAFSNISIPPFIPLILYFSLKLGSWLLGENFVLAMSEIDPSLELMKYLKSYIVGSLALSLSAAVFCGLMGYLFLSLFERKKILDNG comes from the coding sequence ATGAACCAAAATCTACTTTCAGAAAAATTCAATACCCTTAAATGTTGCGTAATTATTCCTACCTTCAATAATTACAAAACATTGCAAAAGGTTATTGAAGGCGTTTTGGTTTATACCGAAAATGTGATTGTAGTAAATGATGGTTCTACCGATTCCACTTCGGGAATATTGGCAAATTTTCCACTAATCCAGCAGATTTTCATTGAAAAAAACCAGGGAAAAGGAATTGCTTTACGCCAAGGGTTTAAGCACGCTGTTAATCTGGGCTACCGCTACGCAATAACCATTGATAGCGATGGGCAACATTTTCCAGAGGACATTCCTGCAATTATTGAAGCATTGGAAAATGAACCACGCAAAGAAGTATTACTCATTGGCGCTAGAAATATGACCCAGCTAGGCGTTCCCAAAAAAAGCAGTTTTGGAAACAAATTTTCTAACTTTTGGTTTTGGGTAGAAACTGGCATTCGCTTGCAGGACACACAATCGGGTTTCCGGTTGTACCCGCTTTTTGCAATGGAAAATATGAAGTTTTATACCAAAAAGTTTGAATTTGAAATTGAAGCTATTGTGAAGGCAGCCTGGAGCGGCATTGATGTTAAAAACGTTCCAGTCCAGATTCACTACGAAATGAAAAATCGGGTATCTCACTTCCGTCCATTTAAGGATTTTACGCGTATCAGTATTTTGAACACCTGGTTTGTACTCGTTACATTTTTGTATATAAAACCTCGAAATTTTTTCAGAAAACTTAAAAAAAAAGGCTTCAAGCGATTCATAATTGAAGATTTTTTGGGCAGTGACGACTCTGCCGAAAAGAAAGCTTTTTCCATTTCTTTGGGCGTTTTTATAGGGCTATCGCCCATATGGGGCTTTCATACCATCGTCGTTATTTTTTTGGCGTTGCTCTTAAATCTAAACAAAGTAATTGCATTTGCCTTTTCAAATATAAGTATACCGCCCTTTATACCTTTAATCCTTTACTTCAGCCTTAAGCTGGGCAGCTGGCTGTTGGGTGAAAATTTTGTGCTTGCTATGAGCGAAATTGATCCAAGTTTGGAATTAATGAAATATTTAAAATCCTATATTGTTGGCAGTTTGGCACTTTCACTTTCAGCAGCGGTATTCTGTGGATTGATGGGGTATTTATTTTTATCCTTGTTTGAAAGAAAAAAGATTCTCGACAATGGGTAA